A segment of the Alistipes communis genome:
CCCGCGGCAGAAGAGCCGTCGTCGCCGCGTGCCGTCCGATCTCGTGCGACACATGCGTGATAAGCGCCCTGCGAGGCGCGACCCGAGCGATGAGTGCCAACGCCTCCCCGACATTGAAATGCGAGGGATGCGGTCGAAAACGCAGGGCGTTGACCACCAGCAGCTCCACTCCGATCAATTTCCCGACCTCCGCGTCGGCGATCGTCTTGAAATCGGTCAGGTAGGCCATGCGGCCGATGCGGTAGCCCGTCACCTCGAAACGCTCGGAGTGGTGCCCCGACACGGGCACGATTCGCTCGCCCGCGATTTCGAGCGGCCGTGCGACGTCGATCTCGTGCAGCCGGATGTCGGGTGCGCCGCGGTACTTCTCCTCCTCGAAGGCATAGTCGTAGTCCTTGCGCACGACACGGGCCGCAGCAGGCGCCGCATAAATGTCCACGGGATGAATCACCGGCGGGTAATCCACGAAATTGAAAGCGCGCACGTCGTCGATACCGCCCGTATGATCCTTGTGCTCGTGCGTCAGCAGGATCGCATCGAGACGGCTTACCCCCGCACGCAACATCTGGCAGCGGAAATCGGGGCCGGCATCGATCACGAAGCGCGCTCCGCCGTCGGTCTCAATCATCGCCGAGGTGCGTAACCGCTTGTCGCGGCTATCGGTCGAAGTGCAGACTTCGCAGCGGCATCCGATCACCGGCACGCCCTGGGAGGTTCCCGAACCAAGAATCGTCAGTTTCATTGGAACAAAGATACGATTTGCATTTAAAAATGGAAAACCAAGAATTAAAAATTCGGATTTATCATCCCGAAGAGGAAGCCTTCGGGAATTCCGACGTGAGAATCAACCATTGCGCACCTGCCGGTCGGAGTTCGCGGAGGACACCGTCGTGCGGGCCTCTGCGGGCGGAGGCGCCGGCCCGTGCGGCGCCGAGATGTCGCAGGGCGTTGGAATACCTGTCTCACCGATTGTTCTGCTGTCTGTCTTATCGGTCAGCTCGCGGCCGGCGGAAGATGCTTTCCGAGCTGCCGAGACGAGGTGCAGCCCTCCGCACCGGGCGGCTGCGGACTGCCGCTCTTCGATCAATGGAATGAATAATCTTCGTTGCGCGCAGCGCACAACAGACTTCGCCTCGCAAAATTCAGATCTTCAACCTCCGCCACCGTCCGCTGCGGATGTAGGCATAGGAGAGCGCCAGCGAGATCAGATAATAGACGTGGTCGGCCGTCCAGCAAAGCGCCACGTCGGCCCGGAGGACATAGACGAGCCACAGCGTATAGAGCGTATAGGCCGTGACGCAGACCAGCGTAATTCCGAGCGCCGTACGCGTATTGCCCGTGCCCGAAACGCTGAACTGATAGATGAAGGCCGGCACGCACGGCACGATCGTCGTGAGCATGACCCAAAGCGACGGCACGGCGGCGGCAATCAACTCCGCATTGCCCGTATAGGCACCCAGCACCACGCGGGGCAAAAGCGCGAAGAGCAGCGATACCGGCAGTACGAAGGCGAAGCAGAGGCGCACCATACGCCGGCACAGCCCCCATACCCGATCCGCCTCGCCAGCTCCGATCAGGTTGCCGACCAGCGAGCTGGCCGTCGAAGCGAAGGCGTTGATGAAGAGGAAGACCACCGACGAGATGCTGCGCACCATATTCGTAACGGCGAGCGGCCGCTCGCCCAGGTTTTCGATCGCCACGAAGAAGATGAACCAACTGATAAAGGCGATCGCCTCCTGCAACATGATCCAGACCGAAACCCCGAACACCTGCCGGAGAATCTTCCACTCGATTCCCCTGAACCGGAACAGGCCGTAGGCCCGCCACGCGACACGACGATAGGTGTAGACGACGAAAAAGACGAGCGACACGGCCTCCGAAATGACCGAAGCGATGGCCGCGCCTGCGATTCCGAGCGGCGGAATCCCCCACCCTCCGAAAATCAGCAGGTAGTTCAGCACCACGTTCGTCAGGACCATGACCACCGAGTTGGCCGTCAGGATACGGGTATTGGTCGTCCCGACGTAGAAGGCACGGAACATCGCCGCGGCGAACGAGAAGAAGAACCCGAACGTACGGTAGCCGAGATACGACTCGGCGGCGGCGCAGATCGCCCGCGACTCGATCAGATATCCCAGCAGCCACGGCGCCAAGGCCCGCGACACCCCGAAAAAGAGAACGGCCATGCCCAGCAGAAACCACATTCCCTGCATGAAGATCGGCCCGATTCCTGCGAGATTGCCTTCGCCGTTGCGGCGCGCGATAAGCACTTGCGCACCGATGCTGAACCCGAACCCCACCATGAAGATCGTCAGGTAGAAGATGCCCGCAATGGCCGACGCACCCAACTCGACCTCGCCCACATGGCCCAGGTAGATCGTGTCGGTCAGCCCGATGAGCTGCTCCATCATCAGGCTCAGCAGCACGGGGAAGGTTATTTTCAGAATTTGTCGATTGGTAAAACGCATCGTCGTCTAAATTTCGGGGATACAAAGATAGGAATAAAGCCGGGAGCGAAAGCAAATTTCGGTTGCATTTTGCCGAGGCGGAGTATCCGAGGCGAAACCAGAGATACGAAAATCGGGAAGAAAAGCCCGGCTTTTCCTCCCGACGGGGTGACGTCCGTCGCGGAACGTCAATACCGGTAATGCTCCGCCTTGTAGGGGCCGTCGACGTCGACGCCGATATAGTCGGCCTGCCGCTGCGAAAGACGGGTCAGTTCGACGCCCAGATTGTCGAGATGCAGCCGTGCGACCTCCTCGTCCAAGTGTTTCGGCAGGCGGTAAACACCTACCGGCATCTCCTTCTGCCACAGCTCGATCTGCGCAAGACACTGATTGGTGAACGAGTTGGACATCACGAACGAAGGATGCCCCGTCGCACAGCCGAGGTTCACCAGCCGTCCTTCGGCCAGCACGAAGATCGAATGGCCGTCGGGGAAGGTGTATTTATCGACCTGCGGCTTGATCGTCGTCTTCACCGCAGACGAAGCGTCGAGCCGCGCCATCTGGATCTCGTTGTCGAAATGGCCGATGTTGCAGACGATCGCCTGGTCGCGCATCCGTTCCATGTGTTCGAGGGTGATGATGTCGCAGTTGCCCGTGCAGGTGATGAAGATGTTACCCTCGGCCAGCGCGCTCTCGACGGTCTTCACCTCGAAGCCCTCCATCGCGGCCTGCAACGCACAGATCGGATCGATCTCGGTGACGATCACCCGCGCGCCGTAGGCCTTCATCGAGCGGGCGCAGCCCTTGCCCACGTCGCCGTAGCCGCAGACGACCGCCACCTTGCCGGCGATCATCACGTCCGTGGCCCGCTTGATGCCGTCGGCCAGCGATTCGCGGCAGCCGTAGAGATTGTCGAACTTCGATTTGGTACACGAGTCGTTGACGTTGATCGCAGGCACGAGCAGTTCGCCCGCCGCCTCCATCTGGTAGAGCCGGTGTACGCCCGTGGTCGTCTCCTCGCTTACGCCGCGCCATTCGGCCACCGTACGGTGCCACTTCGAAGCATCTTCGGCAAGGATCGAACGCAGCGTTCCGAGGATCACGGCCTCCTCGTGCGACGAGGGGGCGTAATCGAGCGTCGAGGCGTCGTTCTCGGCCTTGTAGCCCTTGTGAATCAACAAAGTCGCATCGCCGCCGTCGTCGACGATCAGGTTGGGCCCCTTGCCGCCCGGGAACGAGAGCGCCATGGCCGTGCACCACCAATATTCTTCCAGCGTCTCGCCCTTCCACGCGAAGACCGGCACGCCGGCTTCGGCGATGGCTGCCGCAGCGTGATCCTGCGTCGAGAAGATGTTGCACGAGCACCAGCGCACGTCAGCACCCAATTCGACGAGCGTCTCGATGAGCACCGCCGTCTGGATCGTCATGTGCAGCGACCCCATCACCCGCACCCCGCGAAGCGGTTTCTGCGGGCCGTATTTGCGGCGCACCGCCATCAGGCCGGGCATTTCGTGCTCCGAGACCTCGATCTCCTTACGTCCCCATTCGGCCAACGACAGGTCGGCGACCTTGTAGGGAATCGATTCATCCAAATAC
Coding sequences within it:
- a CDS encoding MATE family efflux transporter; amino-acid sequence: MRFTNRQILKITFPVLLSLMMEQLIGLTDTIYLGHVGEVELGASAIAGIFYLTIFMVGFGFSIGAQVLIARRNGEGNLAGIGPIFMQGMWFLLGMAVLFFGVSRALAPWLLGYLIESRAICAAAESYLGYRTFGFFFSFAAAMFRAFYVGTTNTRILTANSVVMVLTNVVLNYLLIFGGWGIPPLGIAGAAIASVISEAVSLVFFVVYTYRRVAWRAYGLFRFRGIEWKILRQVFGVSVWIMLQEAIAFISWFIFFVAIENLGERPLAVTNMVRSISSVVFLFINAFASTASSLVGNLIGAGEADRVWGLCRRMVRLCFAFVLPVSLLFALLPRVVLGAYTGNAELIAAAVPSLWVMLTTIVPCVPAFIYQFSVSGTGNTRTALGITLVCVTAYTLYTLWLVYVLRADVALCWTADHVYYLISLALSYAYIRSGRWRRLKI
- the ahcY gene encoding adenosylhomocysteinase, producing MYLDESIPYKVADLSLAEWGRKEIEVSEHEMPGLMAVRRKYGPQKPLRGVRVMGSLHMTIQTAVLIETLVELGADVRWCSCNIFSTQDHAAAAIAEAGVPVFAWKGETLEEYWWCTAMALSFPGGKGPNLIVDDGGDATLLIHKGYKAENDASTLDYAPSSHEEAVILGTLRSILAEDASKWHRTVAEWRGVSEETTTGVHRLYQMEAAGELLVPAINVNDSCTKSKFDNLYGCRESLADGIKRATDVMIAGKVAVVCGYGDVGKGCARSMKAYGARVIVTEIDPICALQAAMEGFEVKTVESALAEGNIFITCTGNCDIITLEHMERMRDQAIVCNIGHFDNEIQMARLDASSAVKTTIKPQVDKYTFPDGHSIFVLAEGRLVNLGCATGHPSFVMSNSFTNQCLAQIELWQKEMPVGVYRLPKHLDEEVARLHLDNLGVELTRLSQRQADYIGVDVDGPYKAEHYRY
- a CDS encoding MBL fold metallo-hydrolase, translated to MKLTILGSGTSQGVPVIGCRCEVCTSTDSRDKRLRTSAMIETDGGARFVIDAGPDFRCQMLRAGVSRLDAILLTHEHKDHTGGIDDVRAFNFVDYPPVIHPVDIYAAPAAARVVRKDYDYAFEEEKYRGAPDIRLHEIDVARPLEIAGERIVPVSGHHSERFEVTGYRIGRMAYLTDFKTIADAEVGKLIGVELLVVNALRFRPHPSHFNVGEALALIARVAPRRALITHVSHEIGRHAATTALLPRGVELAYDGLEIII